Proteins from one Verrucomicrobiia bacterium genomic window:
- a CDS encoding LysM peptidoglycan-binding domain-containing protein translates to MRRLLIFISLGLLLVGCSPEARKESQNNDYESSTFKRAKEKYELRDYRGAISLYEEVLRDNPLMAKAHLELGLIYNDKIGDPVSAIYHFRRYLKLKPNAERAKIIEEWIARAELAIASSQPNSPMESTEQFVQLQKENLLLKQSTEKLQQELNALRYQVVETKKLPISSVDASVATEKTAVSMPVPTTPATNTVVLRLVTNSATASPTIAKTEKSEVSIAVPIASKKHTVLAGETLWRIAVRYYPEQVKEGTQKIMEANGLSDAAKIKSGQVLIIPQ, encoded by the coding sequence ATGCGTAGGTTGTTAATTTTCATTTCACTGGGGCTGCTGCTAGTTGGCTGTTCTCCTGAGGCGAGAAAGGAATCGCAAAATAATGACTACGAATCGAGCACGTTTAAGCGGGCTAAAGAAAAGTATGAGCTTCGCGATTATCGAGGGGCGATTTCGTTATATGAAGAGGTGTTGCGTGATAATCCGTTGATGGCTAAAGCGCATTTGGAGCTAGGTTTAATTTATAATGATAAAATAGGAGATCCGGTTTCTGCGATTTATCATTTTCGACGATATCTCAAGCTGAAGCCCAATGCGGAACGCGCTAAAATAATCGAGGAATGGATTGCGCGTGCCGAGTTGGCCATTGCTTCTTCGCAACCTAATTCGCCCATGGAAAGCACCGAACAATTTGTTCAACTACAAAAAGAAAACCTGCTTTTGAAACAATCTACGGAAAAATTGCAACAAGAGTTGAATGCGTTGAGATATCAAGTGGTAGAAACTAAAAAATTGCCGATTTCATCAGTCGATGCTTCGGTTGCTACAGAAAAAACTGCTGTCTCAATGCCTGTGCCAACAACTCCAGCAACCAACACGGTGGTATTGCGATTAGTGACAAATTCGGCAACGGCATCCCCCACGATAGCAAAAACTGAAAAATCCGAAGTTTCTATCGCTGTTCCGATTGCTTCAAAGAAACATACCGTTTTAGCTGGTGAAACGTTGTGGCGAATTGCCGTGCGTTATTATCCTGAACAGGTAAAAGAGGGGACTCAGAAAATTATGGAGGCGAACGGATTAAGCGATGCAGCAAAAATTAAAAGTGGGCAAGTATTGATTATTCCTCAATAG
- the modA gene encoding molybdate ABC transporter substrate-binding protein, with product MRRVSIILFFASYLSAFAAEPSFLEVGADVSLRGVLSDLSEIFAGSASNIQVRLNLAPSGVLREKIAEGKEVLDIFIATSQGEIAALAKLGKIRDASQTRLAETRVVLVSAWPVKGNQDWMELAETQWKRMVIANPETTMSGVVAQNLLGAEGFLENWSGQIIYENSSEKVLDWIKRAKADAGVLYSSDTFHLRPSETFHMFELDPMRSFPVIYYGATLSASSHIEESGKFLNFISSEAQRKIWQKWGFQF from the coding sequence ATGAGACGGGTTAGTATCATTTTATTTTTTGCAAGTTATTTGTCGGCGTTTGCTGCAGAACCCTCTTTTTTAGAGGTGGGAGCGGATGTGAGTTTGAGAGGGGTTTTAAGTGATTTATCGGAAATTTTCGCGGGTAGCGCTTCTAATATTCAAGTGCGCCTTAATTTGGCTCCAAGCGGTGTTTTGCGAGAAAAAATTGCAGAAGGGAAAGAGGTTCTCGATATTTTTATTGCAACTTCTCAAGGCGAGATTGCTGCGCTTGCTAAGTTGGGCAAGATTCGTGACGCTTCCCAAACGCGCTTAGCCGAAACGCGAGTGGTTTTGGTTTCCGCTTGGCCGGTGAAAGGGAATCAAGATTGGATGGAGTTAGCGGAAACGCAGTGGAAACGGATGGTGATTGCAAATCCCGAGACGACGATGTCAGGGGTAGTGGCTCAAAATTTGTTGGGTGCGGAAGGGTTTTTGGAGAATTGGTCAGGACAAATTATTTATGAAAATTCTTCGGAAAAAGTTTTGGATTGGATTAAGCGAGCGAAAGCGGATGCTGGAGTTTTGTATAGCAGTGACACGTTTCACCTGCGACCTAGCGAAACCTTTCATATGTTTGAGTTGGATCCGATGCGCAGTTTTCCTGTTATTTATTATGGTGCGACGTTAAGCGCTTCTTCTCATATTGAGGAAAGTGGAAAATTTTTAAATTTTATTTCGTCGGAAGCACAACGAAAAATTTGGCAGAAATGGGGATTTCAATTTTGA